One Novipirellula artificiosorum DNA window includes the following coding sequences:
- a CDS encoding DUF2924 domain-containing protein: MSPKTKLQIAELSDLTIGQLVAKYEKLFGEKCRSHNRGYVHRRVAWRLQADAEGGLSERAILRATVVAGESLIRSTPPRQRNERDATKAGGRSTSVPCMLF; the protein is encoded by the coding sequence ATGAGTCCTAAAACGAAACTGCAAATCGCAGAGTTGTCCGACCTGACCATCGGACAACTCGTTGCGAAGTACGAAAAGCTGTTCGGCGAAAAATGCCGATCGCACAATCGAGGCTATGTGCATCGACGTGTCGCGTGGAGGCTGCAAGCCGATGCCGAAGGCGGCTTGAGCGAGCGAGCGATCTTGCGGGCGACGGTCGTGGCCGGCGAGTCGCTGATCCGTTCGACGCCGCCAAGGCAACGAAATGAAAGGGACGCCACAAAGGCGGGCGGCCGTTCGACAAGTGTTCCGTGCATGCTCTTTTGA